A genomic region of Arachis hypogaea cultivar Tifrunner chromosome 5, arahy.Tifrunner.gnm2.J5K5, whole genome shotgun sequence contains the following coding sequences:
- the LOC112802471 gene encoding proteasome subunit beta type-3-A — protein MSIFEYNGSALVAMVGKNCFAIASDRRLGVQLQTIATDFQRISKIHDKLFIGLSGLATDAQTLYQRLVFRHKLYQLREERDMKPETFASLVSALLYEKRFGPYFCQPVIAGLGDEDKPFICTMDSIGAKELAKDFVVAGTASESLYGACESMFKPDMEPEELFETISQALLSSVDRDCLSGWGGHVYVVTPTEVKERILKGRMD, from the exons ATGTCGATCTTCGAGTACAACGGGAGTGCCCTAGTGGCTATGGTTGGCAAGAACTGCTTTGCCATCGCCAGCGATCGGAGGCTCGGTGTCCAGCTTCAAACCATAGCCACCGATTTCCAAAGGATCTCCAAGATACACGACAAACTCTTCATCGGTCTCTCTGGCCTCGCCACCGATGCCCAAACTCT GTACCAGCGGCTGGTTTTCAGGCACAAACTGTATCAGCTTAGGGAAGAGAGGGATATGAAGCCCGAAACCTTTGCTAGCTTGGTCTCTGCCCTTCTTTATGAGAAAAG GTTTGGTCCATACTTTTGCCAGCCTGTAATTGCTGGCTTAGGAGATGAGGATAAACCATTCATTTGCACAATGGATTCAATTGGAGCAAA GGAGCTTGCTAAGGATTTTGTTGTTGCTGGCACTGCCTCTGAATCTCTATATGGTGCTTGCGAGTCAATGTTTAAGCCTGACATG GAACCAGAAGAATTGTTTGAGACTATCTCTCAAGCTCTGCTGTCATCAGTAGATCGTGATTGTTTAAGTGGCTGGGGTGGACATGTCTATGTTGT TACACCAACTGAAGTAAAGGAAAGGATCTTGAAGGGAAGAATGGATTAA